In Aspergillus flavus chromosome 3, complete sequence, one genomic interval encodes:
- a CDS encoding GMP synthase — MAETPELEPHNAFDTILTLDFGSQYTHLITRRLRELNVYSEMLPCTQKLADLKFKPAGVILSGGPYSVYEEGAPHVDPAYFDLGVPILGICYGLQEIAYRLDSTNVIAGTSREYGLAQLKAKKVGGHVDHLFDGLEDEFNVWMSHGDKLGKLPEGFHTIATTPNSEYAGIAHETKPIYGLQLHPEVTHTQNGTKLLKNFAVNICGCKQNWTMARFVDQEIARIRKLVGPTGQVLGAVSGGVDSTVAAKLMKEAIGDRFHAVLVDTGFMRLNECEQVKQTLAEHLGINLIVADASQVFMEGLKGISDPEQKRKFIGNKFIDVFEEEAKKIEDAAAHSETAGKIGFFLQGTLYPDVIESISFKGPSATIKTHHNVGGLPKRMTEGQGLKLIEPLRELFKDEVRDLGRQLGIAHEMVMRHPFPGPGIAIRILGEITPERVEMARKADHIFISMIREAGLYDKIGQAFAALDPSRAVGVMGDKRVYENIVLLRAVETTDFMTAIAYPFEHEFLTRVSTRIVNEVSGVCRVAYDYTSKPPGTIELE; from the exons ATGGCCGAAACTCCCGAGCTTGAGCCTCACAATGCCTTCGATACTATCCTGACCCTGGACTTTGG GTCTCAGTACACACATCTGATCACCCGCCGCCTCCGTGAGCTCAATGTCTACTCGGAGATGCTTCCTTGCACCCAGAAACTGGCCGATCTCAAGTTCAAGCCCGCTGGTGTTATCTTATCCGGAGGACCCTACTCGGTGTACGAGGAGGGTGCTCCTCACGTCGACCCTGCCTACTTTGACCTAGGCGTGCCTATCCTCGGTATCTGCTACGGCTTGCAAGAGATTGCTTACCGCTTGGACAGCACCAATGTCATTGCTGGCACTTCGAGGGAGTACGGCCTTGCGCAgctcaaggccaagaaggtcggCGGCCACGTCGACCACCTCTTTGATGGACTGGAAGACGAGTTCAACGTCTGGATGTCCCACGGTGACAAGCTGGGCAAGCTCCCCGAAGGTTTCCACACGATTGCCACTACTCCCAACTCAGAGTACGCTGGTATTGCCCACGAGACCAAGCCCATCTATGGTCTCCAGCTGCACCCCGAAGTGACCCACACCCAGAACGGTACCAAGCTCCTGAAGAACTTCGCCGTCAACATCTGTGGCTGCAAACAGAACTGGACCATGGCTCGCTTCGTCGACCAGGAGATTGCCAGAATCCGCAAGCTGGTTGGCCCTACCGGCCAGGTTCTTGGCGCTGTCAGTGGTGGTGTCGACTCCACTGTTGCTGCTAAGCTGATGAAGGAGGCCATCGGTGACCGTTTCCATGCTGTCCTCGTCGATACCGGTTTCATGCGTCTGAACGAGTGCGAGCAAGTCAAGCAGACCCTTGCTGAGCATCTCGGTATCAACCTGATCGTGGCCGATGCTTCTCAGGTCTTCATGGAGGGTCTGAAGGGAATCAGCGACCCCGAGCAGAAGCGGAAGTTCATTGGTAACAAGTTCATCGATgtcttcgaggaggaggccaagaagatcgaggaCGCTGCTGCTCACTCCGAGACTGCCGGCAAGATCGGATTCTTCTTGCAGGGCACCCTGTACCCTGATGTGATTGAAAGTATCTCCTTCAAGGGTCCCAGTGCCACCATCAAGACTCACCACAACGTCGGTGGTCTCCCCAAGCGCATGACTGAGGGACAGGGTCTGAAGCTGATCGAGCCCCTCCGTGAGCTCTTCAAGGACGAGGTCCGCGACCTCGGAAGACAGCTTGGCATCGCCCACGAGATGGTCATGAGACACCCCTTCCCTGGACCTGGTATTGCCATCCGTATCCTGGGTGAGATCACCCCGGAGCGCGTCGAGATGGCCAGAAAGGCCgaccacatcttcatcagcatGATCCGGGAAGCCGGACTGTATGACAAGATCGGCCAGGCTTTTGCCGCCTTGGACCCCAGCCGTGCTGTCGGTGTTATGGGAGACAAGCGTGTTTACGAGAATATTGTTCTCCTCCGTGCCGTCGAGACCACCGACTTCATGACGGCTATCGCCTACCCATTCGAGCACGAGTTCCTGACCCGTGTCTCTACCCGCATCGTCAACGAGGTGTCCGGTGTCTGCCGTGTCGCCTATGACTACACCAGCAAGCCCCCGGGCACCATTGAGTTGGAGTAA